Part of the Candidatus Schekmanbacteria bacterium genome, ATGCAGGAGTCATTGGATTAATTGATGCAATCGAGAAGTTCAATGATTCAAAAGGCGTAAAATTTAGAACATATGCTGAATATAGAATTAGAGGCGCTATGCTCGATGAGCTTCGTGGTTTTGATTGGGTACCTCGTTCAACTCGAGACAAGATAAAAGAAATGGAAAAAGCTTTTACAAAACTTGAACAAAAATTCTCGCGTACTCCAACAGATGAAGAGCTTGCAGATGAAATGAAAATAAGTATTGAGGAAGTCCATTCCATCCTTGCAAATGCAGCAAGAAGCACACTGTTAAGCCTTAATGAAATTGAAGAGAATTCAAACCTAAAAGAAAAAAGATATCTCCCGAGAATATTATTGGAATCAGATGAAGATATCATTTCAAAACTGAATTTAGAAAATCTTAAAACCATATTGGCAGAACTAATCGATAATCTTCCAGAAAAGGAAAGGTTGGTAATCTCTCTTTACTACTATGAAGATGTAACTATGAGGGAAATTGGAGAAATACTCGGTATCACGGAATCAAGAGTGTCTCAAATTCACTCAAAAGCTTTATTTACACTAAAAACAAAAATAAAGAATAGTTTCAACAATAGAAAAAATAGAAGTTAAATTTACATCGATAATACCGAAGAAATGAAGATAAGATTTCTTCTCAAAAAAGATATTGAACTTAAATTTAGGAGTTAAATTAGATGGACAAGAATGAAGTCAAAAAGAAAATTGAAGAACATCTTGAAACAGGAGAAGAATTGCCATTCTTTTCTGTAACAGTAAAAAAGCTGCTTGAACTTACAGAAGACCCTGAAACTTCACTTTCAGAAATCGTCAGCGCAATGGACACTTCTGTAGCTGCTACGACTCTCAAAATGGCAAACTCCGTATATTTTGGCGGAAGCA contains:
- a CDS encoding FliA/WhiG family RNA polymerase sigma factor — translated: MSKINAYKKIQPFDEDLKEKTIMEYAPIIKNIALKLAKRFSPHISVDDMINAGVIGLIDAIEKFNDSKGVKFRTYAEYRIRGAMLDELRGFDWVPRSTRDKIKEMEKAFTKLEQKFSRTPTDEELADEMKISIEEVHSILANAARSTLLSLNEIEENSNLKEKRYLPRILLESDEDIISKLNLENLKTILAELIDNLPEKERLVISLYYYEDVTMREIGEILGITESRVSQIHSKALFTLKTKIKNSFNNRKNRS